The Streptomyces sp. NBC_00670 genome window below encodes:
- the truB gene encoding tRNA pseudouridine(55) synthase TruB, whose amino-acid sequence MTQQHTTPDGLVIVDKPSGFTSHDVVAKMRGIARTRRVGHAGTLDPMATGVLVLGVERATKLLGHLALTEKEYLGTIRLGQSTLTDDAEGEITSSADASGIARDAIDRGVAELTGDIMQVPSKVSAIKINGVRSYKRAREGEEFDIPARPVTVSSFAVHDVRDAVAENGTPVLDLVVSVVCSSGTYIRALARDLGAGLGVGGHLTALRRTRVGPYRIDAAHTLDRLQQELTVMPVADAAAAAFPRWDLDERRTRLVLNGVRLEMPDAYAGRGPVAVFDQAGRFVALVEEQKGKAKSLAVFG is encoded by the coding sequence ATGACCCAGCAGCACACCACGCCCGACGGCCTCGTCATCGTCGACAAGCCGTCGGGCTTCACTTCGCACGACGTGGTCGCCAAGATGCGCGGCATCGCCAGGACCCGCCGCGTCGGCCACGCCGGCACCCTCGACCCCATGGCGACGGGCGTGCTCGTGCTCGGCGTCGAGCGGGCCACCAAGCTCCTCGGTCACCTCGCGCTGACCGAGAAGGAGTACCTCGGCACGATCCGGCTCGGCCAGAGCACCCTCACCGACGACGCCGAGGGCGAAATCACGTCGTCCGCGGACGCCTCCGGTATCGCCCGCGACGCCATCGACCGCGGCGTCGCCGAGCTGACCGGTGACATCATGCAGGTCCCGTCCAAGGTCAGCGCTATCAAGATCAACGGCGTGCGGTCCTACAAGCGGGCCCGCGAGGGCGAGGAGTTCGACATCCCGGCCCGCCCGGTGACGGTCTCCTCCTTCGCCGTGCACGACGTACGGGACGCGGTCGCCGAGAACGGCACGCCGGTGCTCGACCTGGTGGTGTCCGTCGTCTGCTCCTCCGGTACCTACATCCGGGCGCTCGCCCGCGACCTCGGCGCCGGTCTCGGCGTCGGCGGCCACCTCACCGCGCTGCGCCGGACCCGCGTGGGGCCGTACCGGATCGACGCGGCCCACACGCTGGACCGGCTCCAGCAGGAGCTGACCGTGATGCCGGTGGCCGACGCGGCCGCGGCCGCCTTCCCCCGCTGGGACCTGGACGAGCGCCGCACCCGGCTGGTGCTCAACGGCGTCCGCCTGGAGATGCCCGACGCGTACGCGGGCCGCGGCCCCGTGGCGGTCTTCGACCAGGCGGGCCGCTTCGTGGCGCTGGTGGAGGAGCAGAAGGGGAAGGCGAAGAGCCTGGCGGTGTTCGGCTGA
- a CDS encoding DUF503 domain-containing protein, with product MYVGTLSFDLLLGDVHSLKEKRSVVRPIVAELQRKYAVSAAEVDHLDLHRRAGIGLAVVSGDAAHLTDVLDRCERLVAGRPEVELLSVRRRYHGEEDD from the coding sequence ATGTACGTGGGGACCCTGTCCTTCGACCTCCTCCTCGGCGACGTCCACTCGCTCAAGGAGAAGCGCTCCGTCGTCCGCCCCATCGTGGCCGAACTCCAGCGCAAATACGCCGTCAGCGCCGCCGAGGTCGACCACCTCGACCTGCACCGCAGAGCCGGCATCGGCCTCGCGGTCGTCTCCGGGGACGCCGCCCACCTCACCGACGTGCTCGACCGGTGCGAACGCCTGGTCGCCGGCCGTCCCGAAGTGGAACTGCTCTCCGTGCGCCGGCGCTACCACGGCGAGGAAGACGACTGA
- the rbfA gene encoding 30S ribosome-binding factor RbfA: protein MADNARAKRLADLIREVVAQKLQRGIKDPRLGSHVTITDTRVTGDLREATVFYTVYGDDEERKAAAAGLESAKGILRSEVGKAAGVKFTPTLAFVADALPDTARTIEDLLDKARASDEKVRESATGAQYAGEADPYRKPGSEDTDETDDSTE, encoded by the coding sequence GTGGCCGACAACGCGCGGGCGAAAAGGCTGGCGGACCTCATCCGAGAGGTGGTGGCCCAGAAGCTGCAGCGCGGGATCAAGGACCCGCGGCTCGGTTCGCACGTCACCATCACGGACACCCGGGTCACCGGGGACCTGCGGGAGGCGACCGTCTTCTACACGGTGTACGGCGACGACGAGGAGCGCAAGGCCGCCGCGGCGGGCCTGGAGAGCGCCAAGGGCATCCTGCGCTCCGAGGTCGGCAAGGCGGCCGGCGTGAAGTTCACGCCGACCCTGGCGTTCGTCGCGGACGCCCTCCCCGACACCGCCCGGACCATCGAGGACCTCCTCGACAAGGCACGCGCCTCCGACGAGAAGGTGCGCGAGTCGGCCACCGGCGCCCAGTACGCCGGCGAGGCCGACCCCTACCGCAAGCCCGGCTCCGAGGACACCGACGAGACGGACGACAGCACCGAATGA
- the infB gene encoding translation initiation factor IF-2, whose product MAKVRVYELAKEFGVESKVVMAKLQELGEFVRSASSTIEAPVVRKLTDAFQQGGGNGKSGARPAPRKAAPRPAAPSPAQAGGTSPGPRPVGDRPAAPKPAAPRPPAAERPAAPSAPTPAPGPRPTPGPKPAPAPAPRPAPAAPTTPEFQAPPSAPAGPRPGSRPAPKPGSRPAAPGQGQGRPAGQGQRPGGAAPRPGGRAAGPRPGNNPFTSGGSTGMGRPAPRPQGGPRPGGPGAPGAGPRPQAPGGQGGPRPQAPGGSRPSPGNMPRPQGGGPRPGGGPGGPRPNPGMMPQRPAAGPRPGGGGRGPGGGGRPGGGGGRPGGGGFAGRPGGGGGFAGRPGGPGGGGGGFAGRPGGGGGRPGFGGRPGGPGGRGGTQGAFGRPGGPARRGRKSKRQRRQEYEAMQAPSVGGVMLPRGNGQTVRLSRGASLTDFAEKINANPASLVAVMMNLGEMVTATQSVSDETLQLLAGEMNYVVEIVSPEEEDRELLESFDIEFGEDEGGEEALVARPPVVTVMGHVDHGKTRLLDTIRKTNVVAGEAGGITQHIGAYQVTTEVNDEERRITFIDTPGHEAFTAMRARGAKSTDIAILVVAANDGVMPQTVEALNHAKAADVPIVVAVNKIDVEGADPTKVRGQLTEYGLVAEEYGGDTMFVDISAKQGLNIESLLEAVVLTADASLDLRANPEQDAQGIAIESHLDRGRGAVATVLVQRGTLRVGDTMVVGDAYGRVRAMLDDKGENVEEAGPSTPVLVLGLTNVPGAGDNFLVVDEDRTARQIAEKRAARERNANFARRGVRFSLENLDEALKAGLVQELNLIIKGDASGSVEALESSLLQLDVGEEVDIRVLHRGVGAVTESDIDLATGSDAIVIGFNVRAAGRAAQMAEREGVDVRYYSVIYQAIEEVEAALKGMLKPEYEEVELGTAEIREVFKSSKLGNIAGVLVRSGEVKRNTKARLLRDGKVIAENLNISGLRRFKDDVTEIREGFEGGINLGNYNDIKVDDVIATYEMREKPRA is encoded by the coding sequence GTGGCTAAGGTCCGGGTCTACGAACTCGCCAAGGAGTTCGGCGTGGAGAGCAAGGTCGTCATGGCCAAGCTCCAGGAACTCGGTGAATTCGTCCGATCGGCGTCCTCGACGATCGAGGCGCCCGTAGTACGCAAACTGACAGACGCCTTCCAGCAGGGCGGTGGCAACGGCAAGTCCGGCGCCCGCCCCGCTCCCCGGAAGGCCGCCCCCAGGCCCGCCGCGCCGTCCCCGGCGCAGGCGGGGGGCACCTCCCCCGGCCCCAGGCCGGTGGGGGACCGTCCGGCTGCCCCGAAGCCGGCGGCGCCCAGGCCGCCCGCGGCCGAGCGCCCCGCGGCCCCCTCGGCGCCGACGCCGGCCCCCGGCCCGCGTCCGACGCCCGGCCCGAAGCCGGCCCCGGCGCCCGCGCCGCGTCCGGCCCCGGCAGCCCCCACGACCCCGGAGTTCCAGGCTCCGCCGTCGGCCCCCGCCGGGCCCCGCCCCGGCTCCCGTCCCGCGCCCAAGCCCGGCTCCCGCCCGGCCGCGCCCGGTCAGGGCCAGGGCCGTCCGGCCGGCCAGGGCCAGCGCCCCGGCGGCGCCGCGCCGCGTCCGGGCGGTCGCGCGGCCGGTCCGCGCCCCGGCAACAACCCGTTCACCTCCGGCGGTTCCACCGGCATGGGGCGCCCGGCGCCCCGTCCGCAGGGCGGTCCCCGTCCCGGCGGTCCGGGTGCGCCCGGTGCTGGTCCGCGTCCGCAGGCCCCCGGCGGCCAGGGCGGTCCCCGTCCGCAGGCTCCGGGCGGCTCCCGTCCGAGCCCGGGCAACATGCCCCGTCCGCAGGGCGGCGGTCCCCGTCCCGGTGGTGGCCCCGGCGGTCCCCGTCCCAACCCGGGCATGATGCCGCAGCGTCCGGCTGCCGGCCCGCGTCCCGGCGGCGGTGGCCGCGGTCCCGGCGGCGGCGGTCGCCCCGGTGGCGGCGGCGGTCGTCCGGGTGGCGGCGGCTTCGCCGGCCGTCCCGGTGGCGGCGGCGGTTTCGCCGGTCGTCCGGGTGGTCCCGGCGGTGGCGGCGGTGGCTTCGCCGGTCGTCCCGGTGGTGGCGGCGGCCGTCCCGGCTTCGGCGGTCGTCCGGGTGGTCCCGGCGGTCGTGGTGGCACGCAGGGCGCCTTCGGCCGTCCCGGCGGTCCCGCGCGTCGTGGTCGCAAGTCGAAGCGGCAGAGGCGCCAGGAGTACGAGGCCATGCAGGCCCCGTCGGTCGGCGGCGTGATGCTGCCTCGCGGCAACGGACAGACCGTCCGCCTGTCGCGCGGTGCGTCGCTCACCGACTTCGCGGAGAAGATCAACGCCAACCCGGCGTCGCTCGTCGCCGTGATGATGAACCTCGGCGAGATGGTCACCGCCACGCAGTCCGTCTCCGACGAGACCCTCCAGCTGCTCGCCGGCGAGATGAACTACGTCGTCGAGATCGTCAGCCCGGAGGAGGAGGACCGCGAGCTGCTCGAGTCCTTCGACATCGAGTTCGGCGAGGACGAGGGCGGCGAGGAAGCGCTCGTCGCGCGTCCGCCGGTCGTGACCGTCATGGGTCACGTCGACCACGGTAAGACCCGACTGCTGGACACCATCCGCAAGACGAACGTCGTCGCGGGCGAGGCCGGCGGTATCACGCAGCACATCGGTGCGTACCAGGTCACCACCGAGGTCAACGACGAAGAGCGCCGGATCACCTTCATCGACACCCCGGGTCACGAGGCGTTCACCGCCATGCGTGCCCGTGGTGCGAAGTCGACCGACATCGCGATCCTGGTCGTCGCGGCCAACGACGGCGTCATGCCGCAGACGGTCGAGGCGCTCAACCACGCGAAGGCGGCCGACGTCCCGATCGTCGTCGCGGTCAACAAGATCGACGTCGAGGGTGCCGACCCGACCAAGGTGCGCGGTCAGCTCACCGAGTACGGGCTGGTGGCCGAGGAGTACGGCGGCGACACCATGTTCGTCGACATCTCCGCCAAGCAGGGCCTCAACATCGAGAGCCTGCTGGAGGCCGTGGTCCTCACCGCGGACGCCTCGCTCGACCTGCGGGCCAACCCGGAGCAGGACGCACAGGGCATCGCGATCGAGTCCCACCTGGACCGTGGCCGCGGCGCCGTCGCGACCGTCCTGGTCCAGCGCGGCACCCTGCGGGTCGGCGACACCATGGTGGTCGGCGACGCGTACGGCCGTGTCCGGGCGATGCTCGACGACAAGGGCGAGAACGTGGAGGAGGCGGGTCCCTCGACCCCGGTCCTCGTCCTCGGTCTCACCAACGTCCCGGGCGCCGGCGACAACTTCCTCGTCGTCGACGAGGACCGCACGGCCCGGCAGATCGCCGAGAAGCGCGCGGCGCGCGAGCGCAACGCCAACTTCGCCCGCCGTGGCGTCCGGTTCTCCCTGGAGAACCTGGACGAGGCCCTCAAGGCCGGCCTGGTGCAGGAACTCAACCTCATCATCAAGGGCGACGCGTCCGGTTCGGTGGAGGCTCTCGAGTCCTCGCTGCTCCAGCTCGACGTCGGCGAAGAGGTCGACATCCGCGTCCTGCACCGCGGTGTGGGTGCGGTCACCGAGTCGGACATCGACCTGGCGACCGGCTCCGACGCCATCGTCATCGGCTTCAACGTCCGGGCGGCCGGCCGTGCCGCCCAGATGGCGGAGCGCGAGGGCGTGGACGTCCGGTACTACTCGGTCATCTACCAGGCGATCGAAGAGGTCGAGGCGGCCCTGAAGGGCATGCTGAAGCCGGAGTACGAGGAGGTCGAGCTCGGCACGGCGGAGATCCGCGAGGTCTTCAAGTCGTCCAAGCTGGGCAACATCGCCGGTGTCCTGGTCCGCTCCGGAGAGGTCAAGCGCAACACCAAGGCGCGCCTCCTCCGCGACGGCAAGGTCATCGCGGAGAACCTCAACATCTCCGGTCTGCGCCGCTTCAAGGACGACGTCACCGAGATTCGCGAAGGGTTCGAGGGCGGTATCAACCTCGGAAACTACAACGACATCAAGGTCGACGACGTCATCGCGACGTACGAGATGCGCGAGAAGCCGCGCGCGTAA